Part of the Benincasa hispida cultivar B227 chromosome 11, ASM972705v1, whole genome shotgun sequence genome, CTCCCCTACTAATGCTAACCGCCCTACATTCAGCATTTCATCTGCTTGTTCATCTCCAAAATCGTCTTCTCCGGACACCCAAACGGCAGAATCTATGGCTCAAGAAGCATTCTCTTGGAATAGCATGAAACCAAGTCGCCCGCCTATGCACAAGGTCCATAGCTCTCCTAGCCTTTGCAGTTCCAACAACCTTCAACCTCCCACCATTGCCATTCCAATTAGTAAACACCACATCCAACAACGCCATTACCACTATCAACAAAACCCGCTGCAGCAGCAGCATCATAATAGCTACCAGTCTGCAAGACTGCCACCAGAGTTTAGCCGATCTAATGCCCCTGAAAGAGTTCCTATGAACCTTTCGCCATCACCGCCTATAGGTAGGACCGACGTTGGAAGGAGTCTGATGGGACCTAATGTTAGCCACCACACATCTAGTAGACAGCAAAGAGGAATTGGAGTGTGGAACAAATATGGATACTCTGAAGAGTTTGCAGCGAACGGTTGTGGTAGGATCGATAGAACCGAGAGTAATCAATGGAGCGCAAAAAAACAGCTTTGGGAGTAACAAAATACAG contains:
- the LOC120090601 gene encoding LOW QUALITY PROTEIN: uncharacterized protein LOC120090601 (The sequence of the model RefSeq protein was modified relative to this genomic sequence to represent the inferred CDS: inserted 1 base in 1 codon), encoding TIPVSDFSHFDGSQTPFHISSSVPTHFNDQWLPEGDETPSLSPRSKLKFLCSYGGKIXPRPTDGHLKYVGGETRVIALPRDISSTDLMKKLTALFDGDMVLKYQLFPEDLDVLVSVRSDEDLKHMLDEYDRLESEGTPKLRCFLFPSNPIVIEAQPFSADPHQIEQRYLEAINGIVRSGSSTSAKLSPTNANRPTFSISSACSSPKSSSPDTQTAESMAQEAFSWNSMKPSRPPMHKVHSSPSLCSSNNLQPPTIAIPISKHHIQQRHYHYQQNPLQQQHHNSYQSARLPPEFSRSNAPERVPMNLSPSPPIGRTDVGRSLMGPNVSHHTSSRQQRGIGVWNKYGYSEEFAANGCGRIDRTESNQWSAKKQLWE